AACCAGGCATCTCAAATCGTTGATCAGGCCCGACAGGAAGCGGACGCCCTACGAAGTGCGGCCGCCAACGAGATTGAAGGACATCGAACCGCTGCGCTTGACGCCCTGCAGTTAGCCGCTCGCGACACGGTGATCGAGTTAAAGGCTCGCGTCGCTGCGCGGTTTGAGGAATTCATCAAACGCTTGGTCGTCTCCGCAACCCATGACGAAGAGCTGGTTCGCAACCTCGTCCTCGTTCTCGCGGGTCATACGGCGTCGGAATTCATTCAAAACAAAGAGATGGAGATTCGGATATCCAGGGCGCTCTTTGGTGAAGAAACCTTGGAGGAAGAGGGAAATCGCGCACTGCTGGCCCTCTCCAGCGACATGCTCCGGGAAGGGGTCGAGTTGATCCCCGATGACGGGATCGATGGTGGGGCTCGCGTAAAACTTGTTGACGATCAACTCGAAATTGACCTTTCGGACCAGGCAATCTCGCGCATGATCGCCCAGCAGATGATCCCGCGGTTCCGAGATCTCCTTAGCGGTAAGCAGTAGCGTAACGAGCCACTTCCACGAGCTCTCCTGAAGCGCCATGTACTACGACCTCGTTTCCAGCCTCCCCTACTTGCCGTACTTCCAAGAGGCGGACCGGCTGCCGATCACTCCACTGCGACTGGAACAGCGACTGCGGCTGCTTAAGCCCCGGTACGCCGAACAATTGTTCCTGGTTCGACCCCTGGTGAGTTGGCGTATGGAACGCCAGGAAATGCCAACCGATGACCAATTGCGAGCGCAACGTTCCCAACTAGCCGAGTTGTCGCTTGATCGCGATCTGCGTGAGTATGTCAACTTTCGCATGACGCAGCGTTGGCTCGTCGCGGTGCTGCGATATAGACAAGCCGAACTTGAGCTACCGACGTCTTTGGAGTCGTGGAATGTCGACGTCAACATCCGCCGCCTACAACGCCATTGGACCGAACCAGGACTCGGGCTGGTTCACGTCCATAAATGGCTTCCCCAGGCGGAAAACTCCTTGTCCACGCTAGACTCGCTAGGACTGGAGCGACTGCTGATCGACCTGAATTG
This window of the Blastopirellula sediminis genome carries:
- a CDS encoding DUF2764 family protein translates to MYYDLVSSLPYLPYFQEADRLPITPLRLEQRLRLLKPRYAEQLFLVRPLVSWRMERQEMPTDDQLRAQRSQLAELSLDRDLREYVNFRMTQRWLVAVLRYRQAELELPTSLESWNVDVNIRRLQRHWTEPGLGLVHVHKWLPQAENSLSTLDSLGLERLLIDLNWTWLTRCADQGMFRFAAVFAYVFKWDMLQTWLRNDPNAAKARFTQLVDEVTHVAES